In Telopea speciosissima isolate NSW1024214 ecotype Mountain lineage chromosome 10, Tspe_v1, whole genome shotgun sequence, the DNA window GACTGAAATTGCTGTGATAATGAACCCAAGCTTTGAGAAGGCACCATGTGGACCAATGCTTGTGTCATTTCTTCAGGAAGTTGCAAATTATCtttatcatttaattttttattaagaaAAGGAGAGATTAGGCTTAGTCACAAGCTTTGAGTCTGATTTGGAGATTTATTTTAAAGAACTGGTGATAACCTCTGCTTTCAGCCCTTGTCCTCTGGAATTCCTACTGATAGGTTGCAGGGGTGGCATTACACTGATTTTCTACCACAGAGCACTTCATTTAGTACTTTAACTGTTAATCTTGGGCGAGAAGCTATAGCTTTCAAGAAGCAGGTGTCTTCATGTTTCATAatggtataaatatttttagcTGTAGCTATTAGAAAGTAACAACATAtgagttcttttcttttttaagtaaaGACAACATATGAGTTCTTTAGGGCTTATTTTTTCGCTAGAATAAAGGGCATCATATGTCTTTTACATATCTTCTACTTGCTTTTTTCTTTGATGAGAATAGTGTAGTAGATCCAATTTTCTACAGTTATCCATGCTGCAAAACTACTTAACCTTGTAAAAGGGCTAAAAGGAGACCATTAAGAATATTACCATGCATATCTGATGACAGTTTTGCAACTATGaattggttttgttttgttccccaactctctctctctctctctctttgcgcATAAACTTACTTGTAAGTATTCATGTCTCGTCTTCTCACCCAGAATCCCCTGTTTGTGCTTGCAGTGATGCAAGCGACTCTGATGACGAGGGTTTAGATTCTTGTATCTGTACTATACTGTAGATCACGTCGAATACACAAATTTGTCAGCTGAATAGAATCGAAAGGACCACGACCTCCAACTCTAACTTAATTGTGTTCTTAGTTATTGTTCTCCAGCTTGTGGCCATAAAGATGGACTGTCCAACAAGGAAAAAGAAGCAATCTTTCATCTCTggctttattttgtttctttccagAAAGGAAAGCCTGACCAATTTGAAGTTGCCGCATGGGCATTCTAATTATCAGATTTCATTGATATGGATCAACTCGTCAAAATGAAAGCAGATATATAAGAGACTGATAATTCCCAAACatgtaatatatatttaatagaCATGGAGCCTTTGTAAGTTGTCTAGGTTTCTGATAACTTCATGTGATATGTGTTGAAATGTTCACACACCAAATACAATCCTATTGCACGAAGCGCCACTCCATGGCTTctggtatttttttcttttttgtggtgTACTGATGTTAGCATGTAATATTTCTTTGAATTGTTTCCTGGGACAATATATAATTGgttgccttttcttttttcttcaattctgaGAAGTATTAAAACAGAGGCAGAACAGAAATTCTTCTTAGGATCCCTCGAGTTTATGCAGATAGGTAGTACTACTTCCATAATTGGGAGCCTTGCTGGGCAAACCCAATCATCTGCTTTTGTAACTGGTATCTCCAATCAGGTGGTGAATTCCAGTGCAGAtcgatctgttttttttttttttttttaattcgtTCACAGTAGAATTAAAAGAATCTTTTTTTTAGAGTTGGGGGCCTTGGGCTCAGTAGGCAGACCTAGAAACCAAGCCGATCCCAACCAAATACTTAAAGCTGTTCATATTACTTTGAAAGGGTTAGGGTTGCTGTTCACATGCCGAAAGAGGTACTGTTTTTAAACGTTGGCAGACTTTCATCATGTGCTTACTAGGTCCTGTGACAAGTTGCAGTTTTATAGAACTATGCCAAATGGCaaaagaaactttttttttcttcttcttctaagaaaTCAAGAATAGTATAAAGAACTGTCTTTTTTGGACCAAGGCTCAAAAGTGCTTTACAAGTTGGGCAACGGCACTGAAGTTGAGACTAGTTCCCATTTCAGCTTCCAGCAATATATGATGTCATGCTCAAGTTGAATCAGTTTGTGAGCTTGGTTGGTCCTTTATGTCAAACCACATGTCAGAGAAAAGCATCTATGGGTGTTTATGTAAAAATCTATGTAGAATAGATTtcaatttctaccaaaaaaaaatgaatagattggaatcaagaggttttaagttaagcagaacaaagacagaatatatgatgtgtaactttagtcaaaacaggagaggtgatgaagtggtgaaacttgaaaagcaggagataccacaaagtgaatgctttcgatatctggggtcaatcattaacaaagagggggatatagaggatgatgtgtcCCACAAAATTAaagtagggtggatgaagtggagaagggCATCGGAAGTGTTATGTGACAAATGTATGCCCgttaagcttaaggggaaattctacaagacagtaataagaccagctatgacttatggggcagaatgttgggcagtaaagaagagtaatatagacaagatgagtgtagcggagataaGGATGTTGAGGTGGATGTGGGGCAAGACTAgaagagatagagtaaggaatgattgtattagaaccgatTTGGGAGTTGCATCAATACAGGACAAGCTCTGTGAGAGCCGATTGTTGTGGTATGGCCATGTCCAACGGAAACCCATGGATGCActagtaaggaagagtgacaaGATCCAGCTTGACGGAGCTAAAACaggtaggggcagacctaaaatgacttggagaagtggtaagaaaggatatgcatgtggtagggctcaatcctagtatgaccgtaGATAAAGTTGTTTAGAGGACAAAGACCCGTGTAGATGACCCCTTGTAGAGGATTGTTCCcaggatgctgctttgactactgcttcgACGTATATCCTTACTTATTTTCTTAACTCCCTTTTactctttttatttctcttacttccATTACTGTCATAGCatctatcggatccatgtagccgaccccatttagttgggataaggttatggttgttgttgtttgtatttaccaagagagagagagaagataattCAAGGtttttcttcaataaatgatgaaattaaATCCCATTAAAGTATGTATTATTTTCAATTTCCAATCTCTTTAAAGCAACAGTAATTAACAATAGACAAGCACTTCCTTAGCAGTACAAACAACAGCATGGAATCTATCATGACTCATGAACAACAAAAAAGGGAACCAATGACCTTGAAACCACACACAACTTGAAACGACTCCCAGATCCCCAAATCTCAGCCTCTTATCTAAAATTTACTGGTGTAAGCTTCAGCAGAACCTCTGTTTAAAGCTCTCTCCAGCCTTTTCTCAAATGGAGTAGAGTGCCAATTCACTCTCTTATCCTGCACAGAAGACACACACTTGTATCAGAGCCTGCACCATTAAACCACTGATAATCAAACCAGAAATATTACTTCACTGATACCTCTCTATATTTGCTGGTTGTATTAGGTATGCCCTTACATGAAGAACCAGAGCTTGAATCCATGGCTTGACCTGTATGACTCCAGTAACTCCCCACGGTACCTATAATTGGTATTTCATCAGGGCTCCGGCTCGGTGACTTTCTTGGAGATGAAGATAACGCCATCTGTTTCAGCTCTTCAACCGTTAATGCGCCTAAAATTGGTCGATCTTCTAGACTTCTTGGCGAATTCGATCTCTGTGATCTGCTTTCTTCTGTTGATTCATTGGCAAAAGTGAATGAGCTAGTTTGTGTGttaggtgtggtttcagtaGACAACAACCAGTTTGAAAGGCTGGCATCAACTttgatttcttcatttttagGCCTAGAGTGACTGAAGCTTTGGTTGGATTTCAAAGGTGATGACTTGAAAGTTGGCTCTGGACTGAAGGGTATTTGTGGTTCTTGCTCAAAATTGGTATTCTCCTTCTGAATCTTTGATGGTGGTGTTGCTGCTGCTCTTGGTCTCTCCGCCTTGACAGCTTTCCATTGTGAAAGATTCTCAACTGGGTTCAACACTGAGTGAACATATTTGCTCCTATCTCGAACATTCTGGTTCAAAGGTAATGTCTTCAGTTCCCGTTCAGGTGAACTACAGATTTTGGTGGAACTGTTAACTTCCTTTTCATTCGGTGGAGTCGCACAAGTCTCTGTCCGTGATTCCACTGGTAAAGAGAAAAACGACTCGGAAGACTCTTCTTTGAATTCTGTTGGTTCAATATCTTCCTCATCAAAGTCATCCTCGTCATCGTCCAGATCGCTTTCATCAGATTCTATTCctccatcttcatcatcactgtctCTGCAATTTTGGTATCTGTGGTTAGGGGGATAAGATCCCAAGCTAGATGTGACAGAATCATCCTCAGAGACCGAAAGGGATTCGGTTGTTTTtgctgttttttcttcttcctttcccctttctttctcttcatcgTTCTCGGATGAATAATTTGTGGCTTCAGGTGCTGGTACGTGCTCATAGGTCTGCACATTCAGATCGAAAGTGACCTTTTTTCTGGCGCTGAAGCTCAATTGCTCTTCGGGCTTATCCCTACATAGAAAGCGAAAGAGAAGGGTAAGAAGTGTAAGCCATCTATAGAACAAGAACCAAGAAAACTCAAAGAAGCCAAATAAAAATCCAGAATCAAATCAACCTCTGTTCTGAAACAAGTCTAGTGGGTGTTTCCTTGCTTTCTTGGTTCAAAGAGAGTGTTGGTTTTAGTGGATCATAGCTTCCCTGTATCTGCAACAAAACTCGACACAGTAAGTAATTGGCAAATATAAACCAAAATCGATAAAACCCCAGAACGGAAAATTAAGAGCTTGAGAAGGTGCTTAATTTACCTGATGCGCAGGTAGGACATTATGTTTACGGCGGCGCTTTCGATCCTTGTTCTTGGAGGGACCAAAACAAGCAAGAAAGCAACCCATTAGAGAGAGGTCTCTGGTTCTGATTGGTTTCAGAGGCTGATTTGTTTCCCTATGACGAATATCCGTCAGAGGGTTCTCATTGCTAATCGGTGAGCCATGAGTGAGCGAATTGAGATACAGAGAGAGGACTGCGAAGGGTGATGGGTGCGtgaatggagaaggagaagagcgTTGTTTGTCTTTCTAGGCTACAAtaggaagaaaaggaaactaagaaGCAAAGGATAAAACGGTCAAGTGAATCCGATGAAATCGATGGGGGGAGTTTGAAATATGACCGTTGCAATAGTAGATGGGATTAATGGTGTGGTGGCGGCCAGAGGGTTTCTATTAATTAAAGCGGTTCATAATCTCCCAGCAGTCTCATGTCCGTATGATTGGAATCCACAAGAGATAAGATGATTTTTGAATTAATTGTATTATCTGCAGCTTATTAGTTTCTTTATTGAGTTATTTTTTCTTGATCttccaaagttttttttttctttttggtaaattgATCTTCCAAAGTTATGAACATTAATACAGATGATTTTTTAGCCCACAACTTCCTCCCGGCACAAAtaaatttggatcgagtttaGCGTACCCTATCTTTTATTGGGGTATCATGGTTTTAGTTCGTGGTATTGGGTCGGTTTTGGTTGCtaatatcgatacgtatcggtagtATTGGCCAGCATTGGTTGATtctagatttttctttttttttaaaaaaatattatcaatTGATATATATCAGTATTGGTCACCATCGATATCTGATATTGATACCTAaattaggctctctttggtatgacTTTGAGAATTATTTAAAGGgataatttcaattttggaagttATTTGGTAAGATTTGCACCTTATTTATGTGAAATTGAAAGCATTTTCTACAGAAATCCTGAAATAGCTGAAAAACTGTTTCACCTATTTTTTGAAAGAAATCTATTTCACAGTAAACACTATAATGAACgtgattataataaaataaaatcaaaacaaatctctctctctctctccacaccCCTGGAATAATAATAAGGGAGGGATCATTGATAGGATGTGTTACACCCCCATTTcaacaaggaataaaatagTAATAAACACGGGCATGACtaggacaacacgtgtcatTCTATATAATCGTCAGAATCACAAATGCAGTGGCTCGAATTACAATCAATCTAACGCACATTTATCAGAGTGTGAAaagagaaatattacatttccaattATAAGAGGTTGCAAAAGCGTTTacaaatcaaatagttacaaaatATTCATTTGAACTAATGTGATAATAAGTACTATGTCTATACATGTTTCTCAATGACCATCTCATAACTACAAAATAAGtataaaaaataattgtttataCAATAATGGTATGAAactcaaaataaacaaaagtagAATCTCCAGATCAATAAgccccgtaggcacaatcattgCATGGGACACCCATCGCCATGGTCAATCTATCAGCGACTCTGGGTCCTCGACACCGATGAAATCATATTCCGAGGAGGGTACCCCAAGATTCGCCACATATCCAACATCTATAGTAACATCTAAAAATGTGTACACAAAGaagggtaagctccactgagcccagtgaagGGATGGGGAGCATATAAACAATAACATGTAGTCCATGATACATGTATTAATTACAATGTTGCCACCTGACAAACAATCTAAGTTACTAGGTACTTGCTACTACAACAACTCGGGATACACCTTGGGTCATTTATAATCATCGCCGCAATGTATCCTCAATCACTGCCTTGGGGCTCACGCCGGACATAACCATGCACGATActacctagtggcagaccctgatagccaaTGGTCATCCCCGGCCTAGCCTCTCTCACATTCCACAAGCAAGTAGGGAGCATTgactacccaacacctaaacccctgttggtaagggtagTAGCAAGGGAAACAAAATCCTAACCGCATGTATACTATATGATTcaatcgtgttgagaggtattccgggcaTATCAATGTCTCATACTATCTATCGCCTGGGTACTAGCATGACCCGGCACATGACAGATCATATATACATATCTTGCACATGGATCTAATGCCGGCCTACCCCGGCCACCGTCTTCGGTACCACACAACATACAATATAACCAATGCAACATTATCACATTCACAATCATAGTTACATTAATGCAATATGAAAAGCATGCATGTTAAATGACATTCAAAACCTAAACTAATGCAAAACATTCCCAAATTAAATCAATTTGGTGTAAACTGTTACAATAAGTTTGTAAAcaaatttataaaattttagaaaaatccaTTCAATATAAAAATTAGGGAGAGGGTTTGTAACATGGACAGGATGTAGTTTCATGACTTGGAGGAAGGGCATTatgagaaaatattaaaaataagaagGCATATAAGACATTTTACAGGGGTGGTGCTACAGTAATCTTGAGTTTCATGAGGGGTGTTTGCttacaattttgaaattaaatgaCATTGTGCAAATCTTTTACCCTAAGAATtaaaagtgggaaaaaaaacagtgaatatccaagaaaaatctATACAATGTACcctaaatttataaaaaatatatatttttaattaaaaaaaaaactaaatactATTActgaattttaaaaataaaaaatatcatcaTAGTGCAACTTTGATAGATTTTTTGTTAGAAGATCCATAAACTTAAAAAACT includes these proteins:
- the LOC122641434 gene encoding protein JASON-like — its product is MGCFLACFGPSKNKDRKRRRKHNVLPAHQIQGSYDPLKPTLSLNQESKETPTRLVSEQRDKPEEQLSFSARKKVTFDLNVQTYEHVPAPEATNYSSENDEEKERGKEEEKTAKTTESLSVSEDDSVTSSLGSYPPNHRYQNCRDSDDEDGGIESDESDLDDDEDDFDEEDIEPTEFKEESSESFFSLPVESRTETCATPPNEKEVNSSTKICSSPERELKTLPLNQNVRDRSKYVHSVLNPVENLSQWKAVKAERPRAAATPPSKIQKENTNFEQEPQIPFSPEPTFKSSPLKSNQSFSHSRPKNEEIKVDASLSNWLLSTETTPNTQTSSFTFANESTEESRSQRSNSPRSLEDRPILGALTVEELKQMALSSSPRKSPSRSPDEIPIIGTVGSYWSHTGQAMDSSSGSSCKGIPNTTSKYREDKRVNWHSTPFEKRLERALNRGSAEAYTSKF